A stretch of the Solanum dulcamara chromosome 6, daSolDulc1.2, whole genome shotgun sequence genome encodes the following:
- the LOC129892315 gene encoding protein PATRONUS 2-like: protein MAKHLIQRPLIFQDENSDIDFKKGVITGKSKSGKPEAVKKGTTGLKSRNALNDITNKSTALPEEAAKKKSSQKEVKVPSELNIAEETFQHDHKKCVEAQKSGMTRNHFMDLVLPGCDSASPIDIPKTEMGMDGKGIDNPHCYPVPEELPMSEFSWLRSLWDPSSPKKRDSPPSSPFEWAFEPVEFTLKEEKGC from the exons ATGGCAAAGCATCTCATTCAGAGGCCTCTAATCTTTCAAGATGAAAACTCGGACATAGACTTCAAAA AGGGTGTGATAACTGGGAAATCAAAGAGTGGTAAACCAGAAGCTGTTAAGAAAGGTACTACAGGGCTTAAAAGTCGTAATGCCCTCAATGACATCACGAACAAATCAACTGCCCTTCCTGAAGAAGCAGCAAAGAAAAAAAGTTCACAGAAGGAGGTTAAAGTTCCAAGTGAGCTTAACATAGCAGAGGAGACATTTCAACATGATCACAAAAAATGTGTCGAGGCACAAAAATCAGGAATGACTCGAAATCATTTCATGGATTTGGTTCTGCCTGGTTGTG ATTCAGCTTCTCCAATTGACATCCCAAAAACAGAGATGGGAATG GATGGTAAAGGAATCGACAATCCACACTGCTACCCTGTCCCAGAAGAATTGCCTATGTCAGAGTTCTCTTGGTTGAGATCTTTATGGGATCCATCTTCTCCAAAGAAGAGGGATTCTCCACCCTCCTCTCCTTTCGAATGGGCATTTGAGCCAGTTGAATTTACGCTCAAGGAAGAAAAAGGTTGCTGA
- the LOC129892134 gene encoding trihelix transcription factor ASIL2-like, translating into MFRRHNHTDNPSPIASANPNSSTISHSSAADVDAFSPSGTMSDDDHIAPPFSNNNSPSQSQSPSPSRSPPPCTDNKLLALPPPPTLTPASVSARTPVFPAREDCWSEAATHTLIEAWGSRYVELNRGNLRHQHWEEVADAVNALHGHTKKQYRTDIQCKNRIDTLKKKYKIERTKVSQYPGRYISTWPFFSSLNVLIGVTVKVPPPAAAAATLPPQRRTTPTPVTSPLQWRPPPPETSPLQWRTPPPEMPPLQWRTPPVLPPTLLGIPVCPRSKRPAAAMDYTVSRRNFSAMAAAAAAASDDSDDEKEESETSSVAASAMAIAACRSKKKRSGGLVEGYKMLAESIGRFSEIYERVEKAKQRQMVELEKQRMQFAKDLEIQRMKLIMESQVHLEKLKRSKTQFRR; encoded by the exons ATGTTCCGTCGACACAACCATACTGATAACCCCTCACCGATCGCTTCTGCTAACCCTAATTCCTCCACTATTTCTCATTCCTCCGCCGCCGACGTTGACGCCTTCTCACCTTCCGGCACCATGTCCGACGACGACCACATAGCTCCTCCCTTCTCCAATAACAACTCGCCGTCTCAGTCGCAGTCACCGTCGCCGTCGAGGTCTCCGCCACCTTGTACGGACAACAAGCTACTAGCACTGCCTCCACCTCCAACGCTTACGCCTGCGTCGGTGTCAGCTCGGACACCAGTTTTTCCAGCTCGAGAAGATTGCTGGTCAGAGGCAGCGACTCATACGTTGATAGAGGCATGGGGTTCCAGGTATGTGGAGCTTAATCGGGGAAATCTCAGGCACCAGCACTGGGAGGAAGTCGCCGATGCGGTAAACGCACTGCACGGCCATACCAAAAAGCAGTATCGTACGGATATACAGTGCAAAAACCGCATTGATACCTTGAAGAAGAAGTATAAGATTGAGAGGACTAAAGTGTCTCAATACCCCGGCCGTTATATCTCCACGTGGCCTTTCTTCAGCAGCCTCAACGTCCTCATTGGTGTCACCGTTAAAGTTCCGCCGCCGGCGGCGGCGGCGGCAACGTTACCTCCTCAACGGAGAACAACGCCAACGCCGGTAACGTCACCTCTTCAATGGAGACCGCCACCGCCGGAAACGTCACCTCTTCAATGGAGAACGCCACCGCCTGAAATGCCAcctcttcaatggagaactccaCCGGTGCTTCCTCCGACCCTGTTGGGCATACCAGTTTGTCCCCGATCGAAGCGCCCAGCTGCAGCCATGGACTACACGGTTTCCCGGAGAAATTTCTCGGCCATGGCAGCAGCAGCAGCGGCTGCGTCTGATGATTCAGACGATGAAAAGGAGGAATCGGAGACATCGAGTGTGGCAGCATCAGCTATGGCCATTGCTGCTTGTAGAAGCAAGAAAAAGAGGAGTGGGGGTTTGGTAGAGGGCTATAAGATGCTAGCTGAGTCAATAGGAAGGTTTTCAGAGATATATGAAAGAGTAGAAAAGGCAAAACAGAGACAAATGGTGGAGTTAGAGAAGCAAAGAATGCAATTTGCAAAGGACCTGGAGATACAGAGAATGAAACTGATTATGGAGTCACAAGTGCACCTTGAAAAGCTTAAACGCTCTAAAACGCAGTTCAGAAGATG A
- the LOC129893426 gene encoding putative zinc finger A20 and AN1 domain-containing stress-associated protein 8, which yields MISCGKAENPILCATRGCGFYGTSSNHNLCSQCYKAFLKEEEAKIVAALSDNISSLTIHDDDSQGTTTENVSSTMKIKQRCMICKKKVGLIGFSCRCDQGMFCRVHRYPEEHECTFNFKSTGRVTLAKENPLCKADKLETRI from the coding sequence ATGATTTCTTGTGGCAAAGCAGAAAATCCAATTCTATGTGCAACAAGGGGTTGTGGTTTTTATGGAACCTCAAGCAATCACAACCTTTGTTCTCAATGCTACAAAGCTTTTCTCAAGGAAGAAGAAGCCAAGATTGTAGCGGCTTTATCTGACAACATATCTTCTCTTACTATTCATGATGATGATTCTCAAGGTACAACGACTGAGAACGTTAGTTCGACGATGAAGATTAAGCAGAGATGCATGATTTGCAAGAAGAAAGTGGGATTAATAGGGTTTAGTTGTCGATGTGATCAAGGAATGTTTTGTAGGGTTCATAGGTATCCTGAAGAACATGAATGCACTTTCAATTTCAAGTCTACTGGTCGTGTGACTTTGGCTAAGGAAAATCCTCTATGCAAAGCTGATAAACTCGAGACTAGGATCTAA